From a region of the Dictyostelium discoideum AX4 chromosome 2 chromosome, whole genome shotgun sequence genome:
- a CDS encoding histidine triad family protein (Similar to HIT), giving the protein MNFKRLITTSFTNQIKNMKFKKTISFKPFDINNRIIYDKEPTIVFKDQKSCLLKDTISTTLEDGSKELKIKIGRFTPGLDSNNNYISSDIFEININNYSNKIDLCLNGKNPTFLRRKGKIPTKVKNWEQLLGEQLEIRKSVTLEDGDIISFLGLNGTTSSIQFTIEEDNENEKEKEKEMELDNDNTNTESIPPITSKSTSTSTSLIDTNKIQLKKHFEDPNSKNVGLSALVYFCNKPESFLDVVLYYDDKTVAVLDKYPKAKHHYLVIPRVEINTLDELTPSFIPMLEHMYNVADAIINEIISKDNDDDNLKKSDFKLGFHAIPSMKRLHLHIISNDYNTKYLKNNKHWNSFTTEFYIPFDKILNELKSNGKVKVSIKKKIKKNKKKLIH; this is encoded by the exons ATGAATTTTAAAAGGTTGATTACAACATCTTTtacaaatcaaataaaaaatatgaaatttaaaaaaacaattagttttaaaccatttgatattaataatcgAATTATTTATGATAAAGAACCTACAATAGTTTTTAAAGATCAAAAATCATGTTTGTTAAAAGATACAATTTCAACAACACTTGAAGATGGTAGTAaggaattaaaaataaaaattgggAGATTTACACCAGGTttagattcaaataataattatatttcatCAGATatctttgaaattaatattaacaattattcaaataaaattgatttatgtTTG aATGGTAAAAATCCAACATTTTTAAGaagaaaaggaaaaataCCGACTAAAGTTAAAAATTGGGAACAATTATTAGGAGAACAATTGGAAATTAGAAAATCAGTCACTTTGGAAGATGGTGatataatatcttttttaggTTTAAATGGTACAACTTCTTCAATACAATTTACAATTgaagaagataatgaaaatgaaaaagaaaaagaaaaagaaatggaACTTGATAAcgataatacaaatacagAATCAATTCCACCAATAAcatcaaaatcaacatcaacatcaacatcacttatagatacaaataaaattcaattgaaaaaacattTTGAAGATCCAAATTCAAAGAATGTAGGTCTTTCAGCAttagtttatttttgtaataaaCCAGAATCATTTCTAGATGTTGTTTTATATTATGATGATAAAACAGTTGCGGTACTTGATAAATATCCAAAAGCAAAACATCATTATTTAGTAATACCAAGAGTTGAAATCAATACATTGGATGAATTAACACCTTCTTTCATTCCAATGTTAGAACATATGTATAATGTTGCTGATGCaattataaatgaaataatttcaaaagataatgatgacgataatttaaaaaaatcagatTTCAAATTAGGTTTTCATGCAATACCATCAATGAAAAGACTTCATCTTCATATTATCTCAAATGACTATAAtactaaatatttaaaaaataataaacactGGAATTCTTTTACTACTGAATTTTATATTCCTTTTGATAAAAtcttaaatgaattaaaatcaaatggtAAAGTTAAAGtaagtataaaaaaaaaaataaaaaaaaataaaaaaaaactaattcactaa
- a CDS encoding hypothetical protein (TRANSMEMBRANE PROTEIN NRF-6) encodes MKINNIIILLIIVSIFLLNSKVDSKSLPPSYNRNNLKLPNEKDVQDIYNRYNLLNTEHFSLKQNPFKKTNLNENLNTKLQTSYPVSSNCSNAMSNLLNPNNPDFMMLFYSGVSINELGNFDSCISYASNVSQYCLFNTQIEEILPIYIGVCYPSAIYCSPEDVLGLMTQYSILMLLQANMTFNATEDLHCYNSTYQTVNIEATAGTWAMTAVCAFIALNIIIGTVIEYIFVIQLSNYRKRYGNLMNHPYSLLNPKSYFEPNSTNLQGDNQYSYITNQNENESSGGGGGGGATTASGGGGTIENLGNSGINNDFEPQFYDGFFERISNVNVESNLFIKYFTCWSLIKNFNSLAYGKSEKRYFNSLDGIRTLSTCWVILGHSLLFGASGYGYDNLAYVASGTTLQTFAAQAIFGGEFAVDTFFMLSGFLVSFSVLNQLSKRNSIYGSIKFWVAYVVHRFVRLSPLYYFMIFFSMWVAPMIGSGPIFYQYSQFTNLGCSSSWWTNFLYFNNLYSTLATECYAVSWYLANDMQFFLLTPFILILFRKWKLGGWLLTLSLIFASVIGTTIVAYKYQLETFFDIFSVADETNTNPFITDIYQKPWNRIGPYLVGVLVSFIYTAPRLSKRVRFIYYRRITRYILYCIAFFVTFFLVYCPYTFYQNAWNYSQKAVFSGFGHTSFVVGLAIFMIGTFFGYGGIVKWFLELGIFKFFSKLTYSSYLVHPLVIMFRIYSMTNFLHYSVTEFIVYYAGNIATTFAAAFVIHLLIEKPFVNLERLIFSSSS; translated from the exons atgaaaataaataatattataattttattgatcatagtatcaatatttttattaaactcAAAGGTTGATAGTAAATCATTACCACCAAGttataatagaaataatttaaaattaccaaatgaaaaagatgTTCAAGATATTTACAATAGatataatcttttaaatacCGAACACTTTagtttaaaacaaaatccatttaaaaaaacaaatttaaatgaaaactTAAATACAAAATTACAAACCTCCTATCCAGTTTCTTCAAATTGTTCAAATGCAATGAGTAATTTATTAAACCCAAATAATCCAGATTTTATGATGT tattttATAGTGGTGTTAGTATAAATGAATTAGGTAATTTTGATTCATGTATTAGTTATGCATCAAATGTTTCACagtattgtttatttaatactCAAATTGAAGAGATATTACCAATTTATATTGGTGTATGTTATCCAAGTGCAATTTATTGTTCACCAGAAGATGTATTGGGTTTAATGACACAATATTCGATTTTAATGCTTTTACAAGCAAATATGACATTCAATGCAACAGAGGATTTACATTGTTACAATAGTACCTATCAAACAGTAAACATAGAAGCAACAGCAGGTACATGGGCAATGACGGCAGTTTGTGCTTTCATCGCTTTGAATATCATAATTGGTACTGTCATTGAATATATATTTGTCATTCAATTATCAAACTATAGAAAGAGATATGGTAACTTAATGAATCATccatattcattattaaatccaAAGAGTTATTTCGAACCAAATTCAACCAATTTACAAGGTGATAATCAATATAGTTATATTacaaatcaaaatgaaaatgaatcaagtggtggtggtggtggtggtggtgctaCTACTgcaagtggtggtggtggtacaaTTGAAAATCTTGGTAATAGTggtataaataatgattttgaacCACAATTTTATGATGGATTTTTTGAAAGAATATCAAATGTTAATGTTGAatccaatttatttataaagtaTTTCACATGTTGGTcattaataaagaatttcaaTTCATTAGCCTATGGAAAGAGTGAAAAACGTTATTTCAATTCATTGGATGGTATTAGAACTTTATCAACATGTTGGGTTATTTTAGGTCATTCATTACTATTTGGTGCATCAGGATATGGTTATGATAATTTAGCATACGTAGCAAGTGGAACTACATTACAAACCTTTGCAGCTCAAGCCATTTTCGGTGGTGAATTTGCTGTTGATACATTCTTTATGTTAAGTGGTTTCTTGGTTTCTTTCTCTGTATTGAATCAGTTAAGTAAACGTAATAGTATCTATGggtcaattaaattttgggTTGCTTATGTAGTTCATAGATTCGTTAGATTAAGTCCGTTATATTACTTTATGATATTCTTTTCAATGTGGGTTGCACCAATGATTGGCAGTGGTCCAATTTTCTATCAATATAGTCAATTCACAAATTTGGGTTGTTCAAGTAGTTGGTGGACAAACTTTTTATACTTTAATAATCTTTACTCGACATTGGCCACCGAATGTTATGCTGTATCTTGGTATTTAGCAAATGATATGCAATTCTTTTTGTTGACACCTTTTATTTTGATACTATTCAGAAAATGGAAATTGGGTGGTTGGTTATTAACTTTATCACTTATTTTCGCTTCAGTCATTGGTACCACAATCGTCGCCTACAAATACCAATTGGAAACCTTCTTTGATATTTTCTCAGTAGCCGATGAAACCAATACCAATCCTTTCATAACAGATATCTATCAAAAACCATGGAATAGAATTGGTCCTTATTTAGTTGGTGTTTTggtttcttttatttatactGCACCAAGATTATCAAAAAGAGTTAGATTTATCTATTATCGTAGAATTACACGTTATATCTTATATTGTATCGCATTCTTTGTAACATTTTTCCTAGTTTATTGTCCATACACTTTTTATCAAAATGCTTGGAATTATTCTCAAAAGGCAGTGTTCTCTGGTTTCGGTCATACAAGTTTTGTTGTGGGTCTTGCTATCTTTATGATTGGTACTTTCTTTGGTTATGGTGGTATCGTTAAATGGTTCTTGGAATTGggtattttcaaattcttttcaaAGTTAACCTATTCAAGTTATCTTGTTCATCCATTGGTAATCATGTTTAGAATCTATTCAATGACAAATTTCTTACATTATTCTGTAACTGAATTCATTGTTTATTATGCTGGAAATATTGCAACCACTTTTGCTGCTGCTTTTGTAAttcatcttttaattgaaaagcCATTTGTCAATTTAGAAAGATTAATTTTCTCAAGTTCaagttaa
- the wdr7 gene encoding WD40 repeat-containing protein — MSFNLNSSSGSVLNGSGVYNNSNGTYSNGPSPLSVSGGSSSSGMNGSNALLSNSLQSVNGNNSSNYILNKGTEILVPVVLWCGSPSHWITSIIITPDKKTIISGSQSGHIAITSISLDQGKENQFTPKILGIGHENPITCLALGEFERKEVVISAASDGSMSVWSIMDGLCLLSTVSHFLSCSPTQMVSLPNRKQVAVCGKGSNYIYIVDIHSLRIVSTINDHMDWVTSLFSCTMQDSTSMLLSGGLDGIIRFWLLKPGDQDMALQVIDSRNVNGGGSGVDGSYTLDDAPISIKFSPNGKSLLVVTKNNWSIFTTQNSRLLYSIRCPCTTIQEKQAGLPTSGGWFGGSFIDNSMVLIWNKEGRGFLYRIDQTDLKSFPLGDPVPIEGTSPLLSRSYGSSLSSSSNLNNSSFNINNSNSNNNNNNSNGKIGQPDYSIINFTYQSGIPPPQLLITFTSNDNNNSQQTPLLKIGAAMCFGNIFMIGDVYGHIRIWVIPVNSEQLLNPTNQTATTSGKRILREPNLQGSISDGWKSVEQSGKGGKARQQRVTASLLLDDTMMLIRGYEDGSISTSKLPTDLFTKFYNNSHNSRVNYLMSSPPGTGLRRLLFSASNDCTIKVWDLSTFKLLHTFSHHTGPVYSIFSLPQSSRRNTFISISEDKTIGMYSMEDLSCKHMFGVHSSSISKVHWKNEQGYLMVETIDGSVSIWEMGSGELEGVVYGQIAKDILDNSELLSNNWKQQESKIHSGQHFPTKSLVYTHKNDPPIQTLFLNIKSISEDILLITQQKQQQQQQQSQQQQQQQPQSQSQQQQQQQVQQQQQQNIGSSIIQKDLNQLVSIFSYLIPWGMDKALDILYMKDFQLRPPQPDFSFGLLGHGGNMSFLTPSVSFSTGKLQCSETLTAQTTLSAVALGRTILRIGGMENTVSQLTTYYCTTLPETLQGYVYPDFSYLATYCQDGNEDVMISARSIFKISIERMPNTAFKQLVNSFCSVLNADCLGPFERARSIIVLAIIASNRPNSDFNNAFSSRVGIELQKMIYKGTGNLTIIAVELIGKGFSIWKDSIKDLPGLLKCLFTLTMQSDPLATTSKTSLLLIGSVDPKTFIQVIGDEISSENTSTTCRVHGIVLIGSLIKKDPDSVLPFLPRVIDSIIKSLDPHTPVLREACIRQTTAVLHLMVNKYPMVSFHHDTQRLVLGTLDGLVVIYDLKTATRWHRFESFKNSFVSAVTFNESGKMLACYCSLSNEIKIWQASSTFFGLINSSQFTCVRTVSTASEKQTSLGFNSPPTQPLNQNQNNNNNLKQQQSIINNSQPTIPKIENIKLFWSNQNSLVLTKDDTNTITFNIPSN, encoded by the exons ATGAGTTTTAATTTAAACTCAAGTAGTGGGTCAGTATTAAATGGTAGTGGagtatataataatagtaatggaaCATATTCAAATGGaccatcaccattatcagtgagtggtggtagtagtagtagtggaaTGAATGGTAGCAATGCATTACTATCCAATAGTTTACAATCagttaatggtaataatagtagtaattatatattaaataaaggtACAGAAATACTGGTACCAGTTGTTCTTTGGTGTGGTTCACCATCACATTGGATAACATCAATCATCATTACTCCagataaaaaaacaatcataTCAGGTTCACAATCTGGTCACATTGCAATaacttcaatttcattagatcaa ggaaaagaaaatcaatttacACCGAAAATTTTAGGTATTGGACATGAGAATCCAATTACATGTTTAGCATTAGGAGAATTTGAAAGAAAGGAAGTTGTTATTAGTGCAGCATCAGATGGTAGTATGTCAGTGTGGAGTATAATGGATGGATTATGTTTATTGTCGACAGTATCACATTTTCTATCATGTTCACCAACACAGATGGTATCATTACCCAATAGGAAACAGGTAGCTGTATGTGGTAAAGGTTCaaactatatatatattgtcGATATTCATTCATTGCGAATCGTAAGTACGATCAATGATCACATGGATTGGGTGACAAGTTTATTCTCTTGTACGATGCAAGATTCGACCTCGATGCTATTATCGGGTGGGTTGGATGGTATTATTAGATTTTGGTTACTCAAACCCGGTGATCAAGATATGGCATTGCAAGTTATAGATTCTAGAAATGTTAATGGTGGAGGTAGTGGTGTCGATGGTAGTTACACATTGGATGACGCACCCATCTCAATTAAATTCTCACCCAATGGTAAATCGTTATTGGTTGTGACAAAGAACAATTGGTCCATTTTCACCACCCAAAATTCAAGATTACTCTATTCAATTCGTTGTCCTTGTACAACCATTCAAGAGAAACAAGCAGGTTTGCCAACTAGTGGTGGTTGGTTTGGTGGTTCGTTCATTGATAATAGTATGGTTTTAATTTGGAATAAAGAAGGCAGAGGTTTCCTTTATCGTATCGATCAAACCGATTTAAAATCTTTCCCTTTAGGTGACCCTGTACCAATTGAAGGTACctcaccattattatcaagaTCATATGGTTCATCTCTATCCTCctcttcaaatttaaataatagttcttttaatattaataatagcaatagcaataataataataataatagtaatggtaaaATTGGTCAACCAGAttattcaataattaatttcacTTATCAATCAGgtataccaccaccacaattGTTAATAACTTTTacttcaaatgataataataatagtcaacaaacaccattattaaaaattggagCAGCAATGTGTTTTGGTAATATATTTATGATTGGTGATGTTTATGGTCATATTAGAATTTGGGTAATACCAGTTAATAGTGAACAATTGTTAAATCCAACTAATCAGACAGCAACAACTAGTGGTAAGAGAATATTAAGAGAACCAAATTTACAAGGATCAATATCTGATGGTTGGAAGAGTGTTGAACAGAGTGGTAAAGGTGGCAAAGCAAGACAACAACGTGTTACAGCCTCACTTTTATTGGATGATACGATGATGTTGATACGTGGTTACGAGGATGGCAGTATTAGTACCAGTAAATTACCCACCGATTTATTTACGAAATTTTATAACAACTCTCATAATAGTAGGGTAAACTATTTGATGAGTTCACCACCTGGCACTGGTCTAAGACGATTGTTATTCTCTGCATCCAATGATTGCACAATTAAAGTTTGGGATTTAAGTACATTCAAATTGTTACACACTTTCTCTCATCATACAGGTCCCGTGTATTCAATATTCTCGTTACCACAATCGTCAAGAAGAAATACCTTCATATCCATCTCTGAAGATAAAACAATCGGTATGTACTCTATGGAGGATCTATCATGTAAACACATGTTTGGTGTTCACTCTTCATCAATATCCAAGGTACATTGGAAGAATGAACAAGGTTATCTAATGGTTGAAACTATCGATGGTTCAGTTTCAATTTGGGAGATGGGAAGTGGAGAACTTGAAGGTGTAGTATATGGTCAAATCGCTAAGGATATCTTGGATAATTCAGAATTACTCTCGAATAATTGGAAACAACAAGAAAGTAAAATTCATTCAGGTCAACATTTTCCAACTAAATCTTTAGTTTATACTCATAAAAATGATCCACCAATtcaaactttatttttaaatataaaatcaatttctgaagatattttattaataactcaacaaaaacaacaacaacaacaacaacaatcacaacaacaacaacaacaacaaccacaatcacaatcacaacaacaacaacaacaacaagtacaacaacaacaacaacaaaatattgGATCatcaataattcaaaaagatttaaatcaattagtatcaatattttcatatttaatACCATGGGGTATGGATAAAGCATTAGATATATTATATATGAAAGATTTTCAATTAAGACCACCACAACCAGATTTTTCATTTGGTTTATTAGGTCATGGTGGTAATATGAGTTTCCTTACACCAAGTGTATCATTTTCAACAGGTAAATTACAATGTTCAGAAACTTTAACAGCTCAAACAACTTTATCAGCGGTAGCATTGGGTAGAACTATACTTAGAATTGGTGGTATGGAGAATACCGTCAGCCAGTTAACGACATACTATTGTACAACATTACCAGAGACCCTACAAGGGTATGTTTATCCAGATTTCTCTTATTTAGCAACTTATTGTCAAGATGGTAATGAAGATGTTATGATTAGTGCTCGTTCAATATTTAAGATTTCAATTGAACGTATGCCAAATACTGCATTCAAACAGTTGGTAAATTCATTCTGTAGTGTATTGAATGCCGATTGTTTGGGTCCATTTGAAAGAGCACGTTCAATCATTGTTTTGGCAATCATTGCATCCAATAGACCAAATTCAGATTTTAACAATGCCTTCTCTTCACGTGTTGGTATTGAACTTCAAAAGATGATCTATAAAGGTACAGGTAATTTAACGATTATAGCGGTGGAATTGATTGGTAAAGGATTCTCCATTTGGAAAGActcaattaaagatttaccAGGTCTATTGAAATGTTTATTCACACTTACAATGCAATCGGATCCATTGGCTACAACCTCAAAAACTTCATTGCTTTTAATTGGTTCCGTAGATCCTAAAACTTTTATTCAAGTAATTGGCGATGAAATATCAAGTGAAAATACTAGTACCACTTGTAGAGTTCATGGTATTGTACTCATTGGGTCTTTGATAAAGAAAGATCCCGATTCAGTTTTACCTTTCCTACCACGTGTTATCGATTCAATCATCAAAAGCTTAGATCCTCATACACCAGTTTTACGTGAGGCTTGTATACGTCAAACCACTGCTGTCTTACATTTAATGGTCAATAAATATCCAATGGTTAGTTTTCATCATGATACTCAACGTTTGGTATTAGGTACTTTGGATGGTTTAGTCGTAATCTATGATTTGAAAACTGCTACTAGATGGCATCGTTTcgaatcatttaaaaattcatttgtCTCTGCTGTCACCTTTAATGAAAGTGGTAAGATGTTGGCTTGCTATTGTTCACtctcaaatgaaattaaaatttggcaAGCAAGTTCAAcattttttggtttaattaattcaagtCAATTCACTTGTGTTCGTACAGTTTCAACCGCTTCTGAAAAACAAACTTCTCTTGGTTTTAATTCACCACCAACTCAAcctttaaatcaaaatcaaaataataataataacttaaaacaacaacaatctataattaataattctcaaccaacaataccaaaaattgaaaatattaaattattttggtcAAATCAAAATTCATTGGTTTTAACTAAAGATGATACAAATACTATAACTTTTAATATTccttcaaattaa
- the uglB gene encoding uracil glycosylase → MVHDNPFQINNNNNNNNNNTNNNFNNYNPFFQQQSPFLNPKDNIIISHNNNQILTPQQQYILQQQYLQQYQQHQIFLQQQHQHQQQLHQQQIQHQHQQQLHHQQQQQQQNYQKMNFTQSPNNSSKKKRTHGDSEQTSPTFSSPLFNGFTSPIDQNINNNIINNKRLHLNNENNFININEPTNENFSENIKKSLLEKGWRSRLQGEFEKDYFKALMQYLDQEKESGIMISPPTNQIFRCFNTTPFDSVKIVILGQDPPSSSNQANGFAYSVDTTISSQLPATLTNIYKELSNDCGVCNATTHGNLEKWAQQGVLLLNNSLTIKKGSSESHANRGWDRFTDQALSILATERKGIIFFLWGKHSQEKIHLIKGGDNNSNKDNHHTILTASHPSPFSVSKGFFGCRHFSTANNILIQSQQSPIDWDLDNIDCNNNNINNKNKNLNLNVDYNNNNNNNNNNNNNNNNNNNNNNNNNNNNNNNNNNNNNNNNNNNNINNNNHNNNNNNNNNNTNNNINNNTNNNKSNDNNNHNNTNNNNTNNNSNNIDNKENNNEENENVDFNNNNNNNNNNNNNNNNNNINNSNNNTNNDKSNSKSIDNENQ, encoded by the coding sequence ATGGTACATGATAAtccatttcaaataaataataataacaataacaataataacaatactaataacaattttaataattataatccaTTTTTTCAACAACAGTCACCATTTTTAAACCCAAAAGATAACATTATAATCagtcataataataatcaaattttaactccacaacaacaatatatacttcaacaacaatatcttcaacaatatcaacaacatcaaatttttttacaacaacaacatcaacatcaacaacaattacaccaacaacaaatacagcaccaacatcaacaacaattacaccaccaacaacaacaacaacaacaaaattatcaaaaaatgaattttacaCAATCTccaaataatagtagtaaaaagaaaagaactCATGGTGATAGTGAGCAAACATCACCAACattttcatcaccattatttaaTGGTTTTACATCACCAATCgatcaaaatattaataataatatcatcaataataaaagattacatttaaataatgaaaataattttataaatataaatgaaccaacaaatgaaaattttagtgaaaatattaaaaaatcattattagaaaaagGTTGGAGATCAAGGTTACAGggtgaatttgaaaaagattattttaaagCATTGATGCAATATTTGGATCAAGAGAAAGAGAGTGGTATAATGATATCACCACCAACTAATCAAATATTTAGATGTTTTAATACCACACCATTCGATAGTGttaaaattgttattttagGACAAGATCCACCATCAAGTTCCAATCAAGCCAATGGATTTGCCTATTCAGTCGATACAACCATATCCAGTCAATTACCAGCCACATTAACCAATATATATAAGGAATTGTCAAATGATTGTGGAGTATGTAACGCAACCACTCATGGCAATTTAGAAAAGTGGGCACAACAAGGTGTCCTATTATTGAATAACTCTTTAACCATAAAAAAAGGTTCATCAGAGAGTCATGCAAATCGTGGTTGGGATAGATTTACAGATCAAGCATTATCAATACTCGCGACCGAAAGAAAGGgtatcattttctttttatggGGAAAACATTCTCAAGAGAAAATACATCTCATTAAAGGTGGTGataacaattcaaataaagataatcaCCATACAATTCTTACAGCATCCCATCCTTCACCATTTTCAGTTTCAAAAGGTTTTTTTGGTTGTCGTCATTTTAGTACGgctaataatattttaattcaatctCAACAATCACCAATTGATTGGGATTTAGATAATATCgattgtaataataacaatattaacaataaaaataagaatttaaatttaaatgtagattataataataataataataataataataataataataataataataataataataataataataataataataataataataataataataataataataataataataataataacaacaacaataataataatatcaataataataaccataataataataataataacaacaataataatactaataataatatcaataataatactaataataataaaagtaatgataataataatcataataatactaataataataatacaaacaaTAACAGTAACAAcattgataataaagaaaacaataatgaagaaaatgaaaatgtagattttaataataataataataataataataataataataataataataataataataatatcaataatagtaataacaatactaATAATGATAAGAGTAAtagtaaatcaattgataacgAAAATCAATGA